Proteins from a single region of Thermodesulfobacteriota bacterium:
- a CDS encoding BrnA antitoxin family protein, whose amino-acid sequence MKKNIPKFASEDEEHKFWATADSTEYVAWKKAERVVLPNLKPSLKTISLRLPEFMIEELKLLANKRDIPYQSLLKMFLSERIEQELKSET is encoded by the coding sequence ATGAAAAAGAATATCCCGAAATTTGCATCGGAAGATGAAGAGCATAAATTTTGGGCCACTGCGGATTCAACTGAATACGTCGCTTGGAAAAAGGCCGAGAGGGTAGTTTTACCCAATCTCAAACCTTCACTTAAAACGATCTCGTTGCGTCTTCCGGAATTCATGATAGAAGAACTTAAACTTTTGGCAAACAAACGTGACATCCCTTATCAGTCCTTGCTTAAAATGTTTCTAAGCGAACGTATAGAGCAAGAATTGAAATCGGAAACATGA
- a CDS encoding BrnT family toxin, with the protein MGRDLTQWSLDKLYISEIYRRCLFVVFTTRSNHIRVISARDMNKKEGRECELL; encoded by the coding sequence TTGGGGAGAGATTTGACGCAATGGAGTCTTGATAAATTGTATATTTCTGAGATATACAGAAGGTGTTTATTTGTAGTTTTTACGACCAGGAGTAATCATATCCGAGTCATCTCGGCCAGGGATATGAATAAGAAAGAGGGAAGAGAGTGCGAATTATTATGA